One Kitasatospora sp. MAP12-44 DNA segment encodes these proteins:
- the fxsT gene encoding FxSxx-COOH system tetratricopeptide repeat protein codes for MPQRNPLFTGRTRTLEILHAKLAEGTTALLALPQTLYGLGGVGKTQLALEYAHRYKSEYDLVWWIDAEQPETTVRSLGELARSLNLKVSDDLHQLAEAARDALRRGVPTARWLLIFDNADDPVAVRRHFPDGPGHILVSSRTQNWSALADVLSVDVFDRAESIEHLCRRVRGLSRNDADQVADAVGDLPLAVAVASAWLDTTGMPAITYVNHLRGETTKVLAAGGAPADYPTSVGATWRVSIARLREQSPAAARLLQLCAFFAPEPISMRLFYGGQLSHALRMYDPGFEGDIMLGTAIQAIGRYALAKVDSSSNSFQVHRLVQAVVRSEMTSEEQHDATHEVHRILVRARPDIGGTDDPANWPAFEEIWPHLTPSRAHDCEEPGTRQLMIDRVQYLWRRSEYPQARRTGHLLDEAWTAKLGEDDRQTLLVRFQLANVIRSQGQYATAMELDEDTLERQRRVLGEQHPSTLMTASSLSAARRALGEFAKALELDQEILERFREQFGEDNPRTLSIANNLAIDYRLVGDSAAALELDQDTLDRRALVLGPKHPYTLSSKSNLARDLREQGDYEQSVAIHQEVDEAYAETLDIDVPEVLRNATALAVALRKAGRQAEGRRLTKETYERYLERYGENAPDTLACAVNLAADYSAAGDNDAARDLARQLYVGHQQLFGSNHPFTLACANNLGIYLRKVGEIGEAARQGEHAVAELRQALGSDHPFTLGAVVNLANAYAVQGELDRAVELGRAAYAGLCQRYSPNHPDAIASQVNLAITLRDSGHNEQGIELRARAVEESVRQLGELHSYTVAAREWKRIDLDLEPQPT; via the coding sequence GTGCCACAACGGAACCCGCTGTTCACCGGCCGAACCAGGACCTTGGAGATCCTGCACGCGAAGCTCGCTGAAGGCACGACTGCGCTGCTTGCACTGCCGCAGACGCTGTACGGACTTGGTGGTGTCGGCAAGACGCAGTTGGCCTTGGAGTACGCGCACCGGTACAAGTCGGAGTACGACCTGGTGTGGTGGATCGACGCCGAGCAACCGGAGACGACGGTCCGGTCGCTCGGCGAACTTGCCAGGAGCCTGAACCTCAAGGTCAGCGATGACCTTCACCAATTGGCTGAAGCCGCTCGCGACGCACTCCGCCGGGGAGTCCCGACCGCGAGATGGCTGCTGATCTTCGACAACGCGGACGACCCTGTCGCGGTCCGACGCCACTTCCCGGACGGCCCCGGCCACATTCTGGTCAGCTCCCGCACCCAGAACTGGTCTGCTCTGGCCGATGTGCTGAGTGTTGACGTGTTCGACCGGGCTGAGAGCATCGAGCACCTGTGCCGACGGGTCCGCGGTCTGTCCCGAAATGACGCTGACCAGGTTGCCGACGCCGTTGGCGACCTCCCCCTAGCTGTCGCGGTAGCCTCCGCCTGGCTTGACACAACCGGGATGCCGGCAATCACCTATGTCAACCACCTGCGCGGTGAGACCACCAAGGTCCTCGCTGCTGGGGGCGCGCCGGCGGACTATCCGACCTCGGTCGGCGCCACGTGGCGCGTTTCCATCGCGCGGCTGCGCGAGCAGTCCCCGGCTGCGGCGCGGCTTCTGCAGCTCTGCGCGTTCTTCGCACCCGAGCCGATCTCGATGAGGCTCTTCTACGGCGGCCAGTTGAGCCATGCCCTGCGGATGTACGACCCAGGCTTTGAGGGCGACATCATGCTAGGCACTGCGATCCAGGCGATCGGCCGGTACGCCTTGGCGAAGGTCGACAGCAGCAGCAACAGCTTCCAGGTGCACCGACTGGTACAGGCCGTCGTCCGCTCGGAGATGACTTCTGAGGAGCAGCATGACGCCACCCACGAGGTGCACCGGATCCTCGTCAGAGCCCGCCCGGACATCGGGGGCACCGACGATCCGGCCAACTGGCCCGCCTTCGAGGAGATCTGGCCCCACCTGACGCCGTCCCGAGCACACGACTGCGAAGAGCCAGGCACCCGCCAGCTGATGATCGACCGGGTCCAGTACCTGTGGAGGCGCAGCGAGTACCCCCAGGCTCGCCGCACCGGCCACCTGCTGGACGAGGCCTGGACCGCCAAGCTCGGCGAGGACGACCGGCAGACCCTGCTGGTGCGCTTCCAGCTCGCCAACGTGATCCGCTCCCAGGGCCAGTACGCCACCGCCATGGAACTGGACGAGGACACCTTGGAGCGCCAGCGCCGGGTGCTCGGCGAGCAGCACCCCTCCACCCTGATGACCGCCAGCTCGCTGAGCGCCGCCCGCCGGGCGCTCGGCGAGTTCGCCAAGGCGCTGGAACTGGACCAGGAGATCCTGGAGAGGTTCCGCGAGCAGTTCGGCGAGGACAACCCGCGCACCCTGTCGATCGCCAACAACCTGGCCATCGACTACCGGCTGGTCGGCGACAGCGCGGCCGCCCTGGAACTCGACCAGGACACCCTGGACCGGCGCGCCCTGGTGCTCGGCCCCAAGCACCCCTACACCCTCTCCAGCAAGTCCAACCTCGCCCGCGACCTGCGCGAACAGGGCGACTACGAGCAGTCGGTGGCGATCCACCAGGAAGTCGACGAGGCCTACGCCGAGACCCTCGACATCGACGTGCCGGAGGTCCTGCGCAACGCCACGGCGCTGGCCGTGGCACTGCGCAAGGCCGGCCGGCAGGCGGAGGGCCGCCGTCTCACCAAGGAGACCTACGAGCGCTACCTGGAACGGTACGGCGAGAACGCCCCCGACACCCTGGCCTGCGCCGTCAACCTCGCCGCCGACTACAGCGCCGCCGGCGACAACGACGCGGCCCGCGACCTGGCCCGCCAGCTCTATGTCGGCCACCAGCAACTCTTCGGCAGCAACCACCCGTTCACCCTGGCCTGCGCCAACAACCTCGGCATATACCTACGCAAGGTCGGAGAGATTGGTGAGGCAGCTCGGCAAGGCGAACACGCCGTTGCCGAGCTGCGGCAGGCTCTTGGCTCCGACCACCCCTTTACCCTTGGCGCCGTTGTCAACTTGGCTAACGCATACGCTGTGCAGGGGGAGTTGGACAGAGCCGTTGAGTTGGGGCGGGCAGCATACGCGGGGCTTTGCCAGCGTTACAGCCCCAACCACCCAGACGCCATCGCCAGCCAGGTAAACCTTGCCATCACTCTCCGCGACTCAGGGCACAACGAGCAGGGCATCGAACTGCGTGCCCGGGCAGTGGAGGAATCCGTCCGCCAGCTGGGCGAGCTGCACTCCTACACCGTCGCAGCACGAGAATGGAAGCGAATCGACCTAGATCTCGAACCGCAGCCAACGTAG
- a CDS encoding LAETG motif-containing sortase-dependent surface protein, giving the protein MDTSAAAAAPAGSTAKPQTGQSLAFTGSSGTGTIAGGAAALLVVGGGALWAGRRRRSAAHRH; this is encoded by the coding sequence GTGGACACGTCGGCGGCCGCTGCCGCGCCCGCGGGCTCCACGGCCAAGCCGCAGACCGGGCAGTCGCTCGCCTTCACCGGCAGCAGTGGCACCGGAACGATCGCGGGTGGCGCCGCCGCGCTGCTCGTGGTGGGCGGCGGTGCGCTCTGGGCGGGCCGGCGGCGCCGGTCGGCGGCCCACCGCCACTGA
- a CDS encoding SDR family oxidoreductase produces the protein MRIFITGGTGLIGSAVVAELLSAGHSVTALARSDASAAHAKAAGAEVLRGALADLAVLRAGAERADGVIHLAFSNDFSSPEALAQGVAEEAAALATLGDALVGTDRPLVTVAGTPYLPGRASTEDDALPTEGPVAGRSRSVTRALQLASRGVRSSAVRLPRTVHNQGRGGFAGLLTDIARRTGVAGYPSDGAQRWPAVHARDAAVLFRLALEQAPAGSSWHAVADEGDAVRDIAAVIGRRLGLPVESVPQENFGPLGPIFAADQPASSAHTRATLGWQPTHPSLLADLENIEP, from the coding sequence ATGCGCATCTTCATCACCGGCGGAACCGGTCTCATCGGCTCGGCCGTCGTCGCCGAACTGCTCTCCGCCGGACACTCGGTCACCGCCCTCGCCCGCTCCGACGCCTCCGCGGCGCACGCCAAGGCCGCCGGCGCCGAGGTGCTGCGCGGCGCACTCGCCGACCTCGCCGTGCTGCGAGCCGGCGCGGAGCGGGCCGACGGCGTCATCCACCTCGCCTTCAGCAACGACTTCAGCTCGCCCGAGGCCCTGGCCCAGGGCGTGGCCGAGGAGGCTGCCGCGCTCGCGACGCTCGGCGACGCCCTCGTCGGCACGGACCGTCCGCTCGTCACCGTGGCCGGCACGCCCTACCTGCCGGGGCGCGCTTCCACCGAGGACGACGCCCTGCCGACCGAGGGGCCGGTCGCCGGCCGCAGCCGGTCGGTGACCCGCGCGCTCCAACTCGCCTCCCGCGGCGTGCGCAGCTCGGCGGTACGGCTTCCGCGCACGGTCCACAACCAGGGCCGGGGCGGGTTCGCCGGGCTGCTCACCGACATCGCCCGCCGTACCGGCGTCGCCGGCTACCCCTCGGACGGCGCGCAGCGCTGGCCCGCCGTCCACGCCCGGGACGCGGCCGTGCTGTTCCGGCTCGCCCTGGAGCAGGCCCCGGCCGGAAGCTCCTGGCACGCCGTCGCCGACGAGGGCGACGCGGTCCGCGACATCGCCGCGGTCATCGGCCGACGGCTGGGCCTGCCCGTCGAGTCGGTACCGCAGGAGAACTTCGGCCCCCTCGGCCCGATCTTCGCGGCCGACCAGCCCGCGTCCAGCGCCCACACCCGCGCCACCCTCGGCTGGCAGCCGACCCACCCGAGCCTGCTCGCCGACCTGGAGAACATCGAACCCTGA
- a CDS encoding helix-turn-helix domain-containing protein, with the protein MFHTDCPARDVVDHVTSRWGIWVLISLQSNDLRFYELRESIHGISEKMLAQTLRALLQDGLLWREVEPTTPPQVTYGLTEFGRDVGEPLAELFDRITRRLPPRNAG; encoded by the coding sequence GTGTTTCACACCGACTGCCCCGCGCGCGACGTGGTCGACCACGTGACCAGCCGGTGGGGCATCTGGGTGTTGATCTCCTTGCAGAGCAACGACCTCCGGTTCTACGAGCTGCGCGAGAGCATCCACGGCATCAGCGAGAAGATGCTCGCCCAGACCCTGCGCGCGCTGCTCCAGGACGGCCTGCTCTGGCGGGAGGTCGAGCCGACGACGCCGCCCCAGGTCACCTACGGGCTGACCGAGTTCGGCCGGGACGTCGGCGAACCGCTGGCGGAGCTGTTCGACCGGATTACCCGGCGGCTCCCGCCGCGCAACGCGGGATAG
- a CDS encoding M24 family metallopeptidase, with protein MQRTSVPGYSLTERGRRWNLARSFMAAEGLDGLVVFGEGDAGPAPFAFDSWFTNDRPGVLLVFPRDRTPTALVPIPTFLFDHREAVQRGDELWLAADDLRLGRQSHQLVQALKDLGIGNGSIGVMGLDPYLPAHPEGRIPYPFWDTVLHQLPGADFRNVGHAFARLMMPLSDEEIAVVRHAARVGDAMAEAMVATAAPGVSEADVFAAAMATAYRHGTLAPHLHFCSGPAPSASGQPAWGYRPQPPRILREGDLIATEIFSNFGGRQTQHQAAIAVGEVHQTIEHVARIASECYAAGLATLRAGATFGEVSEAMLAPAEAVGAWFRGPQLHGLNPYGAFSRIPGGPIQAEGGDLYPIAAPRPATLADLTLEPGMSFAFEPSCGIGDHMVTLGGTVLVGGDEPVELNPLTAKLLRAA; from the coding sequence GTGCAACGCACTTCCGTTCCCGGCTACTCGCTGACCGAGCGGGGCAGGCGCTGGAACCTGGCTCGCAGCTTCATGGCAGCGGAGGGTCTCGACGGATTGGTCGTCTTCGGCGAAGGAGACGCAGGACCTGCACCCTTCGCCTTCGACAGCTGGTTCACCAATGATCGACCGGGCGTCCTCCTTGTCTTTCCCCGCGACCGGACACCCACAGCGCTCGTGCCGATCCCGACGTTTCTCTTCGACCATCGAGAGGCAGTGCAGCGAGGCGACGAACTGTGGCTCGCCGCGGACGACTTGCGTCTGGGCCGGCAGTCCCATCAGCTCGTCCAGGCCTTGAAGGACCTGGGGATCGGCAACGGATCCATCGGGGTCATGGGCCTTGACCCCTACCTTCCCGCGCATCCCGAAGGGCGAATCCCGTACCCGTTCTGGGACACCGTGTTGCACCAGCTGCCCGGCGCCGATTTCCGCAATGTCGGGCACGCGTTCGCCCGCCTGATGATGCCGCTGAGCGACGAAGAGATCGCCGTGGTGCGTCATGCCGCCCGCGTCGGTGATGCGATGGCAGAGGCCATGGTGGCCACGGCCGCACCGGGCGTGTCCGAGGCCGACGTGTTCGCCGCGGCCATGGCCACCGCGTACCGGCACGGCACACTCGCGCCCCACCTGCACTTCTGCTCGGGCCCGGCACCATCGGCATCCGGACAACCCGCGTGGGGCTACCGGCCGCAACCACCGCGCATCCTGCGGGAAGGCGACCTCATCGCCACCGAGATCTTCAGCAATTTCGGCGGCCGTCAAACGCAGCACCAAGCCGCCATCGCCGTCGGCGAGGTCCACCAGACGATCGAGCACGTCGCCCGGATCGCGAGCGAGTGCTACGCCGCCGGCCTGGCGACGCTTCGCGCGGGCGCGACCTTCGGGGAAGTCTCCGAGGCCATGCTGGCGCCCGCCGAGGCAGTCGGCGCCTGGTTCCGTGGCCCTCAGCTCCACGGGCTGAACCCCTATGGCGCCTTCAGCCGCATCCCCGGGGGACCCATCCAGGCCGAAGGCGGCGACCTGTACCCGATAGCGGCCCCACGGCCGGCGACGTTGGCTGACCTGACCCTTGAGCCCGGGATGTCCTTCGCCTTCGAACCGAGCTGCGGAATCGGCGACCACATGGTCACCCTCGGCGGGACGGTTCTCGTCGGCGGAGACGAGCCGGTCGAGCTCAACCCACTGACCGCGAAACTGCTGCGGGCCGCATAG
- a CDS encoding NAD(P)H-binding protein, giving the protein MIVVTGATGNVGRPLTRALAEAGQQVTAVSRHPAAVPDGVRHVVADLAEPAGLEPALTGAEALFLLLSGDLHAAGASPADIIGQAATSGVRRVVLLSTQGVATRPFGATRIAMRALEDVLRQSGLEWAVLRPGGFASNALWWAESVRAQRVVAAPFGDVGVPIIDPADIAEVAAACLLEDRHTGGVYELTGPEVITPRQQAQAIAAALGSPVRFHDLTRDEAKAAMAQSMPAELAEDTLAILGSPNPAELRVSPDVQRILGRAPRPFADWAARNIAAFR; this is encoded by the coding sequence ATGATCGTGGTGACCGGGGCTACCGGGAATGTGGGCCGTCCGTTGACGCGGGCGTTGGCCGAGGCGGGCCAGCAGGTGACGGCGGTGTCCCGGCACCCGGCGGCGGTGCCGGACGGCGTCCGCCACGTGGTGGCCGACCTGGCCGAGCCGGCCGGCCTTGAGCCCGCACTGACCGGAGCGGAAGCGCTGTTCCTGCTGCTGTCCGGCGACCTGCACGCCGCCGGAGCCAGCCCGGCCGACATCATCGGCCAAGCCGCGACCAGCGGGGTCCGCCGGGTCGTCCTGCTCTCCACGCAGGGCGTGGCGACCAGGCCCTTTGGCGCAACGCGGATCGCGATGCGCGCACTGGAGGACGTGCTGCGTCAATCCGGCCTGGAGTGGGCCGTCCTGCGGCCGGGCGGCTTCGCCTCCAACGCCCTGTGGTGGGCCGAGTCCGTCCGCGCGCAGCGGGTCGTCGCCGCGCCCTTCGGCGACGTCGGGGTGCCGATCATCGATCCGGCGGACATCGCCGAGGTCGCGGCGGCCTGCCTGCTGGAGGACCGGCACACCGGCGGCGTGTACGAGTTGACCGGCCCGGAAGTGATCACCCCGCGCCAGCAGGCACAGGCCATCGCCGCCGCGCTGGGCTCGCCAGTGCGGTTCCACGACCTCACCCGCGACGAGGCCAAGGCCGCCATGGCCCAGAGCATGCCGGCGGAGCTCGCCGAGGACACCCTGGCCATCCTCGGTTCCCCGAACCCGGCCGAACTGCGCGTCAGCCCGGATGTCCAGCGGATCCTCGGCCGCGCCCCGCGCCCGTTCGCCGACTGGGCCGCGCGCAATATCGCCGCGTTCCGCTGA
- a CDS encoding helix-turn-helix domain-containing protein, with translation MARWEPNARERLERAALALFSERGYDATTVNEIADRAGLTKSTFFRHYADKREVLFGGQDVLAQRFSDAIGAAAPSATIAACLVAALDSAAPAFTPERHDLALQRRAIIADTGELRERELLKRSGLSSAIADALRARGADDTAARLASEVGVLAFSTAFARWAEPENRQPYTEIAHTALRELQASAAALGSETDNRA, from the coding sequence ATGGCCAGATGGGAACCGAACGCGCGTGAGCGCCTGGAGCGCGCCGCGCTGGCGCTGTTTTCCGAGCGCGGGTACGACGCCACCACCGTCAACGAGATCGCGGATCGCGCGGGACTGACCAAGAGCACGTTCTTCCGGCACTACGCCGACAAGCGAGAAGTGCTGTTCGGCGGGCAGGACGTGCTGGCACAACGCTTCAGCGACGCGATCGGGGCCGCCGCGCCTTCGGCGACGATCGCTGCCTGCCTCGTTGCGGCACTGGACTCCGCCGCCCCCGCGTTCACGCCAGAGCGTCACGACCTCGCCCTTCAGCGCCGGGCGATCATCGCTGACACCGGCGAACTGCGGGAACGGGAGCTCCTCAAGCGCTCCGGCCTCAGCTCCGCCATCGCCGACGCCCTGCGAGCACGCGGAGCCGACGACACCGCCGCGCGCCTGGCCTCCGAGGTGGGCGTCCTCGCCTTCAGTACCGCCTTCGCCCGCTGGGCGGAACCGGAGAACCGCCAGCCGTACACCGAGATCGCGCACACGGCGCTGCGGGAGTTGCAGGCCAGCGCGGCCGCCCTCGGATCGGAGACGGACAACCGGGCCTGA
- a CDS encoding MarR family transcriptional regulator: MAHRADVERKAEIVRVLVEVGNAADGVVAQVLGEFGVPTSVAGTLWALAPGTEPPTMREVAARLHCDPSTVSLAADKLQSMGLVARQPHPADGRKRTLVLTEQGHELWEALRTRLHASGLFAGLDPQEQDTLLALLTKMRNPQRP, encoded by the coding sequence GTGGCTCACCGTGCGGACGTCGAGCGGAAGGCCGAGATCGTCCGTGTTCTGGTGGAGGTGGGAAACGCCGCGGACGGGGTTGTGGCCCAGGTGCTCGGCGAGTTCGGGGTCCCGACCTCCGTCGCCGGCACGCTGTGGGCGCTTGCCCCGGGAACCGAGCCGCCGACGATGCGGGAGGTGGCAGCCCGCCTGCACTGCGACCCTTCCACGGTGAGCCTCGCCGCCGACAAACTCCAGAGCATGGGACTCGTCGCCCGTCAGCCTCACCCCGCCGACGGCCGCAAGCGCACCCTGGTCCTCACCGAACAAGGACACGAGCTGTGGGAGGCGCTCAGAACGCGGCTGCACGCCTCCGGCCTGTTCGCCGGCCTCGATCCGCAGGAACAGGACACCCTGCTCGCGCTGCTGACGAAAATGCGCAACCCGCAACGCCCATAG
- a CDS encoding NAD-dependent epimerase/dehydratase family protein, which yields MVDSHDGETVLVTGGTGYLAGWVIAGLLQRGYRVRTTVRSLDKAQQVRDAVSEQAGGQAAGTIEFAAADLLGDDGWAEATAGADYVLHTASPMPFGSGVDLITTAREGTRRVLGAAARAGVRRAVFTSSGVTADTGDLDTPATETAWTEPSGTPLRAYPDSKILAERDAWDLAAATGLELTAVLPTFMQGPMLGTTSRPGTVEVIRRLLAGKLPAVPNIGWNVVDVRDIAELHILAMTSPAAAGQRFLGSGTFLWYRDIARILREKLPDEAAKVPVRTMPDLIVKLLARRNPQLAMLRPELGRIRLVDSGKARTQLGWHPRPTEQTIIDTATALLAQSREGQTA from the coding sequence ATGGTCGACAGTCACGACGGCGAGACGGTGCTCGTCACGGGCGGAACCGGCTACCTGGCCGGCTGGGTGATCGCGGGCCTGCTCCAGCGCGGCTACCGGGTGCGCACCACCGTGCGCAGCCTCGACAAGGCGCAGCAGGTGCGCGACGCCGTGAGTGAGCAGGCAGGCGGGCAGGCGGCCGGGACCATCGAGTTCGCGGCTGCCGACCTTCTCGGCGACGACGGCTGGGCCGAGGCGACCGCGGGTGCCGACTACGTGCTGCACACCGCCTCGCCGATGCCCTTCGGCTCGGGCGTGGACCTCATCACCACCGCACGTGAGGGCACCCGCCGCGTCCTGGGTGCCGCCGCGCGTGCCGGGGTCAGGCGTGCCGTGTTCACCTCGTCCGGCGTCACGGCCGACACCGGCGACCTGGACACGCCCGCGACCGAGACGGCATGGACCGAGCCGTCCGGCACCCCGCTTCGCGCGTACCCCGATTCCAAGATCCTTGCCGAGCGCGACGCTTGGGATCTCGCCGCCGCGACCGGGCTCGAACTGACCGCCGTCCTCCCGACGTTCATGCAGGGCCCGATGCTGGGCACAACGAGCAGGCCGGGAACGGTCGAGGTCATCCGCCGCCTGCTCGCCGGCAAGCTCCCCGCCGTGCCGAACATCGGCTGGAACGTCGTCGACGTGCGCGATATCGCCGAGCTTCACATCCTCGCCATGACGAGCCCGGCCGCCGCGGGCCAGCGCTTCCTCGGTTCGGGCACCTTCCTGTGGTACCGGGACATCGCCCGCATCCTGCGCGAGAAGCTCCCGGACGAAGCCGCCAAGGTGCCCGTGCGCACCATGCCCGACCTCATCGTCAAACTGCTCGCGCGGCGCAACCCGCAGCTGGCGATGCTGCGACCCGAGCTCGGCCGTATCAGGCTCGTCGACAGCGGCAAGGCACGCACCCAGCTCGGCTGGCATCCCCGCCCCACCGAGCAGACGATCATCGACACCGCCACCGCGCTCCTCGCCCAATCACGAGAGGGCCAGACAGCATGA
- a CDS encoding uracil-DNA glycosylase yields the protein MAPRPLHEIVEPGWAKALEPVAGRVAAMGDFLRGELAAGRTYLPSGPNVLRAFQQPFDDVRVLIMGQDPYPTPGHAVGLSFSVAPEVRPIPGSLINIYREYGQDLGYPPPSNGDLTPWTGQGVLLLNRALTTAPGKPAAHRGKGWEEVTEQAIRALVARGTPLVAILWGRDARNLRPLLGQVPAIESAHPSPMSADRGFFGSRPFSRANDMLVKQGSQPVDWRLP from the coding sequence ATGGCACCGCGTCCGCTGCACGAGATTGTTGAACCCGGCTGGGCCAAGGCCCTTGAGCCGGTGGCCGGGCGGGTTGCCGCCATGGGTGACTTCCTGCGCGGTGAGCTTGCCGCCGGGAGGACGTACCTGCCGTCCGGGCCCAACGTGCTGCGGGCGTTCCAGCAGCCGTTCGACGACGTCCGGGTGCTGATCATGGGCCAGGACCCGTATCCGACGCCCGGACATGCGGTGGGGCTGAGCTTCTCGGTCGCCCCCGAGGTCCGGCCGATCCCGGGCAGCCTGATCAACATCTACCGCGAGTACGGTCAGGATCTCGGCTACCCGCCGCCCAGCAACGGGGACTTGACGCCGTGGACCGGGCAGGGCGTGCTGCTGCTCAACCGCGCGCTGACCACCGCGCCCGGCAAGCCCGCGGCGCACCGCGGCAAGGGCTGGGAGGAGGTCACCGAGCAGGCCATCCGCGCCCTGGTGGCCCGCGGGACCCCGCTGGTGGCGATCCTCTGGGGCCGCGACGCCCGCAACCTGCGTCCGCTGCTCGGCCAGGTGCCGGCGATCGAGTCGGCGCACCCGAGCCCGATGTCGGCCGACCGCGGGTTCTTCGGCTCCCGCCCGTTCAGCCGCGCCAACGATATGCTGGTCAAGCAGGGCAGCCAGCCAGTTGACTGGCGTCTGCCCTAG
- the glnII gene encoding glutamine synthetase, translated as MAIKAEYIWIDGTQPTAKLRSKTRILANADKLPTWGFDGSSTNQAEGHASDRVLAPVASFPDPIRGGDNILVLCEVNETDGTPHVSNTRALLRPIAEQFAAQEAIFGIEQEYTFFKGSRPLGFPEGGFPAPQGGYYCGIGAEEVFGREIVELHMDRCLAAGLALCGINAEVMPGQWEFQIGPVDALTVSDHLWVARYLLYRTAEEFGIDATLDAKPVRGDWNGAGAHTNFSTKAMREGYDAIITACESLGASQETVLEHVKQYGFGIESRLTGQHETAPWNVYSYGVSDRGASVRIPWQVEVEKKGYIEDRRPNANVDPYVVTRLLVNTCCSALEKAGQV; from the coding sequence GTGGCTATCAAGGCCGAGTACATCTGGATCGACGGCACTCAGCCGACCGCCAAGCTCCGTTCCAAGACTCGGATCCTGGCCAACGCCGACAAGCTGCCGACCTGGGGCTTCGACGGTTCCTCCACCAACCAGGCCGAGGGCCACGCCTCGGACCGGGTGCTCGCCCCCGTCGCGTCCTTCCCGGACCCGATCCGCGGCGGTGACAACATCCTCGTCCTGTGCGAGGTCAACGAGACCGACGGCACCCCGCACGTCTCCAACACCCGCGCCCTGCTGCGGCCCATCGCCGAGCAGTTCGCGGCGCAGGAGGCGATCTTCGGCATCGAGCAGGAGTACACCTTCTTCAAGGGCTCGCGCCCGCTCGGCTTCCCCGAGGGCGGCTTCCCGGCCCCGCAGGGCGGTTACTACTGCGGCATCGGCGCCGAGGAGGTCTTCGGTCGCGAGATCGTCGAGCTGCACATGGACCGCTGCCTCGCGGCCGGCCTGGCGCTCTGCGGCATCAACGCCGAGGTCATGCCCGGCCAGTGGGAGTTCCAGATCGGCCCGGTCGACGCGCTGACCGTCTCCGACCACCTCTGGGTCGCCCGCTACCTGCTCTACCGCACCGCCGAGGAGTTCGGCATCGACGCGACGCTGGACGCCAAGCCCGTCCGCGGCGACTGGAACGGCGCCGGCGCGCACACCAACTTCTCCACCAAGGCCATGCGTGAGGGCTACGACGCCATCATCACCGCCTGCGAGTCGCTCGGCGCGAGCCAGGAGACGGTCCTGGAGCACGTCAAGCAGTACGGCTTCGGCATCGAGTCCCGGCTGACCGGCCAGCACGAGACCGCCCCGTGGAACGTGTACTCCTACGGCGTCTCCGACCGCGGCGCCTCGGTGCGCATCCCGTGGCAGGTCGAGGTCGAGAAGAAGGGCTACATCGAGGACCGTCGCCCGAACGCCAACGTCGACCCGTACGTGGTGACCCGCCTGCTGGTCAACACCTGCTGCTCGGCGCTGGAGAAGGCCGGCCAGGTCTGA